The genomic segment GGGCGCGTGGTCTCGCGGCAGGAGCTGCTGGAGCGGGCCTGGGACGCGAACTGGTACGGGCCGACGAAGGTGCTCGACGTGCACGTCGCCGCGCTGCGCCGGAAACTCGGCGTCGAGGGGCTGGTCGAGACGGTGTACGGGCGCGGGTTCCGGCTCGGGCGCGTCGCGTCTCCGGCCCCGCCGACGCGGTCAGAGGACTGACTCGGTGCGCCGCCGCATCGCCCTCGCCTTCGTCGCACTGGTCGCGGTCCTGCTGGTGGCCGCCATCCTGCCGCTGGGCGCGGCGATGCAGTCGCGCGAGGACGCGTCGTTCCGCTTCACCACGATCTCGGCGGCCCGCCAGGTCTCCGCAGCCGCCGAGGAGACACTGGTCGACCACCACCCGCCGGACGCGATGAACCAGGCCGTGGCCGAGGCCGGCCGGCACGGCGACTGCGTGGCGGTCTTCACCGGCACCGGCGACCTGGTGACCGCGACATCCTGCGGCACCGCGAAGGACGCCGCCGCGATCGCCCTGGCCACCCGCGCGATGACGACCAAGACCGAGACCACCGCCCGCGCCGACGACTGGCTCCGCGCCGCGATCCCGGTCGGCGACGAGGACGACTCCGGCGCCGTGGTCCTGGCCCGCTCGGCCGAATCCCTCGACCACCACGTGGCCGTGATGTGGGGCTGGCTGGCCCTGACCGCCGCGGCGGGCCTGGCCCTCGGCATCGCCCTGGCCGCCGCCCTGGCCCGCTGGGTCGCCCGACCCCTCCTCGCCCTCGACACGGCAGCATCCCGCCTCGGCGAAGGCGCCCTCGACGTCCGCGCCCCCACCGAGAGCGGCCCCCCGGAGGTACGCCGCCTGGCCCGCACCTTCAACCGCATGGCCGAGCGCACCGAGACGCTGGTCCACGCCCACCGCGGCTGGGTCGCGGACGTCTCGCACCAGCTCCGCACGCCGCTGACGGCGCTGCGACTGCGGCTGGACGTGCTGGCGGGGGAGGCTGCGGAGGTGCAGGCAGACCGCGCGGTGACCGAGGCGCCGCTGGGTGGCTCGCGAGGAGAACCCGCGGAGGCGCTGCAAGATCCAGCCGCTTCCGAGAGCACTGAT from the Catenulispora sp. EB89 genome contains:
- a CDS encoding ATP-binding protein, coding for MRRRIALAFVALVAVLLVAAILPLGAAMQSREDASFRFTTISAARQVSAAAEETLVDHHPPDAMNQAVAEAGRHGDCVAVFTGTGDLVTATSCGTAKDAAAIALATRAMTTKTETTARADDWLRAAIPVGDEDDSGAVVLARSAESLDHHVAVMWGWLALTAAAGLALGIALAAALARWVARPLLALDTAASRLGEGALDVRAPTESGPPEVRRLARTFNRMAERTETLVHAHRGWVADVSHQLRTPLTALRLRLDVLAGEAAEVQADRAVTEAPLGGSRGEPAEALQDPAASESTDLAADLPVRAASQNPGLLADSPASAPAWPGPDFAAELAGVQEEIERLSRLVDGLLAIARAESVVAPREAVPVAEVVAERVAAWEPLAREHGQGLTAVGRPASASLAPGDLEQILDNLIANALAAIPSGGRVRVESVADREHDRVVLRVVDDGPGMSDAAKATAFRRFGASSGSGSGLGLAIVDRLVSANGGEVRLADTVGGGLTVVVELPAASSAAASGG